From the Methanobacterium spitsbergense genome, one window contains:
- the speB gene encoding agmatinase has product MNHYNIENKFPYLGIPTFYNYPHSKDLNGIDMAIVGVPFDHGTTNRPGTRFGPRAIRNASQNYGIYLDPKYGAYDTELKKHIMGGVKAVDYGDVPILPTHTHTNMSMIKATLKNIVDKHVFPVVFGGDHTITAPLLEAFDVPLDVVHFDTHLDFVDGSENMKFSHSNPLKRASELENVNNITQIGIRGFTDFESNYEESLNYGSKIITASEVFKNGTSWVLNQIPKSDNLYVTFDIDVLDPSIAPGTGTPEPGGLNYFQMKELLINLYLKGEIKGLDIVEVNPLFDVSEMTSLLASRLVFDFLGSIF; this is encoded by the coding sequence TTGAATCATTATAATATTGAAAATAAATTTCCTTATTTAGGTATCCCAACATTTTACAATTATCCCCACAGCAAAGATCTGAATGGAATTGATATGGCAATTGTAGGTGTTCCCTTTGATCATGGGACAACTAACCGGCCAGGTACACGTTTTGGTCCTCGTGCTATCCGTAATGCATCACAAAATTATGGAATTTATTTAGATCCCAAATATGGCGCATATGATACTGAACTTAAAAAACATATAATGGGTGGAGTAAAGGCTGTTGACTATGGAGATGTGCCTATTCTACCTACACATACCCATACAAACATGAGTATGATCAAAGCTACCCTCAAGAATATTGTAGATAAGCATGTTTTTCCTGTTGTCTTCGGTGGAGACCATACTATAACAGCGCCATTGCTAGAAGCATTCGATGTTCCACTTGATGTTGTTCATTTCGATACACATCTTGATTTTGTTGATGGTTCTGAGAACATGAAATTTTCTCATTCAAATCCACTTAAACGAGCCTCAGAGCTAGAAAATGTGAATAATATAACCCAAATTGGAATTCGAGGCTTTACAGATTTTGAATCTAATTATGAGGAGTCATTAAATTATGGTTCAAAAATTATTACTGCTTCAGAAGTTTTCAAAAATGGAACATCTTGGGTTTTAAACCAAATACCAAAATCAGATAACCTTTATGTAACATTTGATATAGACGTTCTTGATCCTTCAATTGCTCCAGGAACAGGAACACCAGAACCTGGTGGTTTGAATTACTTTCAAATGAAAGAATTGCTTATCAATTTATATTTAAAGGGTGAAATTAAAGGTTTAGATATTGTAGAAGTCAATCCTCTTTTTGATGTATCAGAAATGACTTCTCTACTTGCATCAAGGCTTGTATTTGACTTTTTAGGCTCGATATTTTAA
- a CDS encoding DNA glycosylase has translation MKTQFVIDSDEYKGQLNLALTIKSGQTSQPAWLQRNGCFIELVEIDGIHCLIKAKQKINDLYAPLEIIAESEEKVDEESVRSCIMNIFGLYDDLDELNNYLNKDPKLAPTIDFCRGLRLFKAHNTFECIISSISSANCSIIRWNKAIKDIKKKWGNKYNFGSDTFYTFPSPAYLQKVPEHELEEMQRLEDTLPKDYVFEKNLKSCGVGYRAKFIIKTSEMIQNNINIKKLDKESYKKAFDTLLELPGVGPKVADCILLYGFGFKMAFPVDVWIGRIVSELYFNGKEIKPPKARLFGMQKFGDYAGYVQLYMFHYARKSGLLETLKK, from the coding sequence ATGAAAACCCAATTTGTAATTGATTCCGATGAATATAAAGGTCAATTAAACCTTGCTTTAACCATTAAGAGTGGTCAGACTTCACAACCAGCTTGGTTACAAAGAAATGGCTGTTTCATAGAGCTCGTAGAAATAGATGGAATACATTGTCTTATTAAAGCAAAGCAAAAAATTAATGATTTGTATGCTCCTTTGGAAATTATTGCTGAATCGGAAGAAAAAGTTGATGAAGAGTCAGTTAGATCTTGTATAATGAATATATTCGGTTTATATGATGATCTGGATGAATTAAACAATTATTTAAATAAAGATCCTAAATTAGCACCCACTATCGATTTCTGCAGAGGTTTAAGATTATTCAAAGCCCATAATACTTTTGAATGTATAATATCTTCTATATCATCAGCTAATTGTTCTATAATCCGATGGAACAAAGCTATTAAAGATATTAAAAAGAAATGGGGAAATAAATATAATTTTGGGTCTGATACGTTTTACACGTTTCCATCCCCTGCTTATCTTCAAAAAGTACCAGAACATGAATTAGAGGAAATGCAACGGTTAGAAGACACCCTTCCTAAAGACTATGTCTTTGAAAAGAATCTTAAAAGTTGTGGAGTAGGATATAGGGCCAAATTCATAATAAAAACATCAGAAATGATCCAAAATAATATTAATATTAAAAAGTTAGATAAAGAAAGTTATAAAAAAGCATTTGATACCTTGCTTGAACTCCCAGGAGTAGGTCCTAAAGTAGCTGATTGTATTTTATTATATGGTTTTGGATTTAAAATGGCTTTCCCAGTTGATGTATGGATAGGTCGTATAGTTTCAGAATTGTATTTTAATGGAAAAGAAATTAAGCCACCTAAAGCTCGTTTATTTGGAATGCAAAAATTTGGAGATTATGCCGGTTATGTTCAACTCTATATGTTTCATTATGCCCGAAAATCCGGTCTTTTAGAGACTTTAAAGAAATGA
- a CDS encoding S24/S26 family peptidase, with protein sequence MAGISDNLEEFRELSRKHYKNLIEGLKDKYCWKCPMRTNSSEAFCREVDSWIRLSVAFEMGIYDHMRDMGMPNNCLEVIASKILEKKMNSNYLSPKFQKLIILKIEENMEHGINSGDFLLVNETPKTVKKGDIVLLPRACPLSLIWFSKTNYINKMPLKVFKIVKVHQKAGVKYITTDNDLEIPIEYVYGLIIKVINNKDPIFTELHLKDI encoded by the coding sequence ATGGCAGGAATATCCGATAACCTTGAAGAATTCCGGGAACTATCAAGAAAGCATTATAAGAATCTTATAGAAGGACTTAAAGATAAATATTGCTGGAAATGTCCAATGCGCACCAACAGTTCAGAAGCTTTTTGCAGAGAAGTGGATAGTTGGATTAGATTATCAGTTGCCTTTGAAATGGGAATTTATGACCATATGAGAGATATGGGAATGCCTAACAACTGTCTAGAAGTAATTGCTTCCAAAATTCTTGAAAAAAAGATGAACTCTAATTATCTATCTCCTAAATTCCAGAAGCTTATTATTTTAAAGATTGAAGAAAACATGGAACATGGAATAAATTCCGGGGACTTCCTCCTTGTCAATGAAACCCCTAAAACTGTTAAAAAAGGAGATATAGTATTATTACCTCGCGCATGTCCTTTATCATTAATTTGGTTTTCAAAAACCAATTATATTAATAAAATGCCACTTAAGGTCTTTAAAATTGTAAAAGTACATCAAAAAGCAGGAGTAAAATATATAACTACCGATAATGATCTTGAAATACCCATAGAATATGTTTATGGTTTAATCATTAAGGTAATTAACAATAAAGATCCTATTTTTACTGAACTCCACCTAAAGGACATTTAA
- a CDS encoding GAF domain-containing protein: MGDEKDKQELPDYGMGSGIRIENNDIISLKTRIDSILPNSSLKEISDIVMEETKRLTNSGNCYVAYVDPSNKDSVGISFSHMTESCQMYANRGEARFQIRKDGTYGGLLGYSLDTGESFYIHNPEVHPAAHGLPEGHVPVSQFLSVPVMYDGEILGQIVLGNPENDYTAKDVDLTDAVADIYAIALKKLLY; encoded by the coding sequence ATGGGAGATGAGAAAGATAAGCAAGAACTACCGGATTATGGAATGGGTTCAGGAATAAGAATAGAAAACAACGATATTATTTCTCTAAAAACTAGGATTGATAGTATTTTACCTAACTCATCCCTTAAGGAAATTTCCGACATAGTTATGGAAGAAACTAAACGTCTGACTAACAGTGGAAACTGTTATGTTGCTTATGTTGATCCTTCCAACAAAGATAGTGTTGGAATATCATTTTCTCACATGACCGAAAGTTGTCAAATGTATGCAAATCGGGGTGAGGCACGTTTTCAGATAAGGAAAGATGGTACATATGGAGGACTCTTAGGTTATTCTCTGGACACTGGTGAATCCTTTTATATTCATAATCCAGAAGTTCATCCTGCAGCCCATGGTCTTCCAGAAGGCCATGTTCCAGTATCACAATTTTTATCTGTTCCTGTTATGTACGATGGTGAAATACTAGGCCAAATCGTACTTGGAAATCCTGAAAATGACTACACAGCGAAAGATGTTGATTTAACTGATGCTGTGGCCGATATATATGCAATTGCACTTAAAAAATTGTTGTACTGA
- a CDS encoding protease inhibitor I42 family protein, with translation MKKIVAIFAVFICFAMISGSFASTSTDKNTSVDMTGLNSHGHYLTVSLPCNPSTGYHWVAEYNHSKVKLVSKKYIPDNPIICGSGGVDIFTFEGKKGASVHMKYVSPNGKVIEGHIYIIK, from the coding sequence TTGAAAAAAATTGTAGCAATATTTGCAGTATTTATATGTTTCGCAATGATCTCCGGGTCTTTTGCAAGTACATCTACAGATAAAAATACCAGTGTAGACATGACAGGTTTAAATAGTCATGGCCATTATTTAACTGTTAGTTTACCATGCAATCCATCAACTGGATATCATTGGGTAGCAGAATACAACCATTCTAAAGTAAAATTGGTTAGTAAGAAATATATTCCGGATAATCCAATTATATGTGGTTCAGGTGGAGTTGATATTTTTACATTTGAAGGTAAAAAAGGTGCTTCAGTACACATGAAGTATGTTTCTCCAAATGGAAAAGTTATTGAAGGACACATATACATTATAAAATAA
- a CDS encoding peptidylprolyl isomerase, which produces MKKAIIETDKGNIELTLFDKEAPNTVANFEKLAKDGFYNGLTFHRVLPNFVIQGGCPKGNGTGGPGYTIKCEINEHKHGTGALSMAHAGKDTGGSQFFITHSPQPHLDGVHTVFGKVVKGMDVVNKIQPNDVMNKVTVIEE; this is translated from the coding sequence ATGAAAAAGGCAATAATTGAAACAGATAAAGGAAATATAGAACTTACTTTATTCGATAAAGAAGCTCCTAATACCGTTGCAAACTTTGAAAAACTTGCAAAAGATGGCTTTTATAATGGATTAACATTCCACAGAGTTTTACCTAACTTTGTAATACAGGGAGGATGTCCAAAGGGTAATGGAACTGGAGGACCAGGTTATACTATAAAATGTGAGATAAATGAACACAAACATGGAACTGGGGCACTTTCAATGGCTCATGCCGGTAAAGACACTGGTGGAAGTCAATTCTTTATAACACATAGCCCTCAACCCCATCTAGATGGTGTTCATACGGTATTCGGTAAAGTTGTTAAAGGCATGGATGTTGTCAATAAGATTCAGCCTAATGACGTGATGAACAAGGTTACAGTTATAGAGGAATAG
- a CDS encoding aspartate aminotransferase family protein: MNTKEIMNLDSKYVMQTYGRQPLALVKGKGSTVWDAEGKSYVDCVAGIAVNNVGHSNPKVAEAICEQAKNLIHTSNLYYTEQQVTLAKLLAEISSHQKSFFCNSGAEANEGAIKLARKHTGKGEIITMENSFHGRTITTITATGQKKYQKGFEPLTPGFKYVPYCDVEAVSDTIGSETAAVLVEPIQGEGGVIIPQNDYLKNLKEVCHDKDVLLIFDEVQTGFGRTGEMFASQSFGVTPDITTVAKAIAGGFPMGAVLANEVGDTFEPGDHAATFGGSPLACAAAKASINFILEEKLLEKSKENGSYFLNKLNIIKENNEIVKDVRGMGLMIGMELDVECAKLVDDMRERGIIINCAAGNVLRFVPPLVITKNQINLVSSALEDALGKFS; this comes from the coding sequence ATGAATACAAAAGAAATTATGAATTTAGATTCAAAATACGTTATGCAAACATACGGTCGTCAACCATTGGCACTTGTTAAGGGAAAGGGGTCTACTGTTTGGGATGCTGAGGGAAAATCTTATGTTGACTGTGTTGCAGGAATTGCTGTAAACAATGTTGGTCATTCAAATCCAAAGGTAGCAGAAGCAATCTGCGAACAGGCCAAAAATTTAATTCATACCTCAAATCTTTATTATACGGAGCAACAGGTTACACTTGCAAAATTACTTGCTGAAATTTCATCCCACCAGAAATCTTTCTTCTGTAATAGTGGAGCTGAAGCAAATGAGGGGGCAATTAAACTTGCTCGAAAGCATACTGGAAAGGGAGAAATAATAACCATGGAAAACTCATTCCATGGAAGGACAATTACAACTATAACAGCAACAGGTCAAAAAAAATATCAAAAAGGATTTGAACCTCTAACACCGGGTTTTAAGTATGTTCCTTATTGTGATGTTGAAGCCGTATCAGATACAATCGGTAGTGAAACTGCTGCAGTCCTTGTTGAGCCTATTCAAGGAGAAGGTGGAGTTATAATACCTCAAAATGATTATCTAAAGAATTTGAAAGAAGTCTGTCATGACAAGGATGTTTTATTAATATTCGATGAAGTTCAAACAGGTTTTGGACGTACTGGAGAAATGTTTGCTTCACAAAGTTTTGGAGTAACACCAGATATTACAACAGTAGCTAAGGCCATTGCAGGAGGATTTCCAATGGGTGCAGTGTTAGCTAATGAAGTAGGCGATACATTTGAACCAGGAGATCATGCCGCAACCTTTGGTGGAAGTCCTCTTGCATGTGCAGCGGCAAAAGCATCCATAAACTTTATATTGGAAGAAAAACTCCTTGAAAAATCTAAGGAAAACGGATCATACTTCCTGAATAAACTCAATATAATTAAAGAAAATAATGAGATTGTGAAGGATGTACGTGGAATGGGATTGATGATAGGAATGGAACTAGATGTTGAATGTGCAAAACTTGTGGATGATATGCGTGAAAGAGGCATAATTATAAATTGTGCAGCCGGAAATGTACTGAGATTCGTACCACCCCTCGTGATCACTAAAAACCAAATAAACTTAGTTTCAAGTGCATTAGAGGATGCTCTAGGTAAATTTTCCTAA
- a CDS encoding MFS transporter yields MEESKKVKWDIIGTFTQFLALFSLVFLLNYIMSNPIDMKTIVLAIFSISMVIIFILWENRTDNPILDLSLFKNISFSAYNLSLHLNYVCMYMLIFVMPFYLQKVLKLSPNTTGLVLTAVPLLMMFLAPLSGIISDKFGSRPLSFIGALICAFAFYSMLQLTAFSTEINVFISLAIFGVGTAIFQSPTNRAIMAKIPDGQAGVASGILVTMRNLGMVFAVCYAGILISTTTSSTTLQLNNLLPLEAYNLTTGLHLVVTLGIFLSF; encoded by the coding sequence ATGGAAGAATCCAAGAAGGTAAAATGGGATATTATTGGTACTTTCACTCAGTTTTTAGCGCTATTTTCACTAGTTTTTCTTTTGAATTACATAATGTCGAATCCCATAGATATGAAAACAATTGTTCTGGCGATATTTTCCATATCGATGGTAATTATATTTATATTGTGGGAAAACCGAACAGATAATCCTATTTTAGATTTATCGCTCTTTAAAAACATTAGTTTCTCTGCTTATAACCTTAGCCTTCATTTGAATTATGTTTGTATGTATATGCTCATATTTGTTATGCCATTTTACCTACAGAAGGTTTTAAAATTATCACCAAATACTACTGGATTAGTACTTACAGCTGTACCTCTATTAATGATGTTTCTTGCCCCTTTAAGTGGCATAATTTCGGATAAATTTGGTTCTAGACCTTTATCTTTCATTGGGGCTTTGATATGTGCTTTTGCTTTTTATTCTATGTTACAACTCACTGCTTTTTCTACTGAAATAAATGTATTCATTAGTTTAGCAATCTTTGGTGTTGGAACTGCAATTTTCCAATCACCAACCAATAGGGCTATAATGGCCAAAATACCAGATGGTCAGGCCGGAGTTGCATCCGGTATATTAGTTACAATGAGAAACCTTGGAATGGTTTTTGCTGTATGTTATGCTGGTATATTAATAAGTACAACCACTAGTTCAACAACACTTCAACTCAACAACCTTCTACCATTAGAAGCATACAATCTAACAACAGGACTGCACTTGGTTGTTACATTGGGGATATTTCTAAGCTTTTAA
- a CDS encoding MFS transporter — protein sequence MSSSINKSWRILFAVALGTIMVPINASIVNVSLPTITEFFRVTVTTSEWVLTSYLITLLAFVLFFGKFGDYWGHEKLYLTGLIGFIFASILCSFAPSILLLILFRVIQGFTAAMMVSVSLGIVKKSFPLPMLGQA from the coding sequence TTGAGCAGTTCTATTAATAAAAGCTGGCGAATTCTATTTGCAGTAGCTCTTGGCACCATTATGGTACCTATAAATGCAAGTATAGTAAATGTTTCACTTCCTACTATTACAGAATTTTTTAGGGTTACAGTAACAACATCTGAATGGGTATTAACAAGTTATTTAATTACTTTACTAGCATTCGTACTCTTTTTTGGTAAATTTGGAGACTATTGGGGCCATGAAAAACTGTATTTAACTGGTCTAATTGGTTTTATATTTGCATCTATTCTTTGTAGTTTCGCACCATCTATTCTCTTATTAATACTTTTTAGGGTTATACAAGGATTCACAGCTGCTATGATGGTTTCCGTATCACTTGGAATTGTTAAAAAGTCATTCCCATTACCAATGCTTGGACAAGCATAG
- the lysA gene encoding diaminopimelate decarboxylase translates to MDFNLETNEKGNLTMGGIDVHELADQYQTPLYVIEEDRIKSNYKRLYNAFSSHYNDFKMYYACKANTNLSIMRILEKEGSGIDAVSPGEIYTSLLAGFDPSKILYTGNNVTDNELKFAVESGVKINLDSISQLKRLSNIPEAQGMDISFRVNPMVGAGHHDHCITGGPLSKFGIMEEEAVEVYKMAKNLGFNPVGIHTHIGSGILDPEPFKLAVNVLMDIAGKLSEYADVVFDFIDFGGGIGIPYTPEESVLDVNDFGEKITDLYKDKLDEYGLGKPTMCIEPGRYIVGDAAVLLTRVNTIKQSYRKFAGVDAGFNTLLRPTMYGSYHHIVVADKPFAESVQKIDIAGDVCESGDLFARDRSMPNVGEGDILAILNAGAYSFSMASQYNSRPRPAEILVSNGQSDIIRERETFSDVLAKQNVPMRLLR, encoded by the coding sequence ATGGATTTTAATTTAGAAACAAATGAAAAAGGAAATCTAACCATGGGTGGAATAGATGTGCATGAGTTAGCAGATCAATACCAAACACCATTATATGTTATAGAAGAAGATAGGATAAAAAGTAATTATAAAAGACTTTATAATGCATTTTCAAGTCATTATAATGATTTCAAGATGTATTATGCATGTAAAGCTAACACAAATCTTTCAATTATGAGAATATTAGAAAAAGAAGGAAGTGGAATAGATGCTGTCTCTCCTGGAGAGATTTATACATCGTTACTAGCAGGATTCGATCCTTCCAAAATTCTTTACACTGGAAACAACGTCACAGATAACGAACTTAAATTTGCAGTAGAATCTGGTGTAAAGATTAATCTCGACTCCATTTCACAGCTTAAAAGGCTTTCAAATATCCCTGAGGCTCAAGGAATGGATATATCATTCCGTGTAAACCCTATGGTCGGAGCAGGACACCACGATCATTGCATTACTGGTGGACCCCTTAGTAAGTTCGGTATAATGGAAGAAGAAGCTGTTGAAGTATATAAAATGGCCAAAAATCTTGGATTCAATCCTGTTGGAATTCATACACATATAGGATCAGGAATACTCGATCCAGAACCATTCAAACTTGCAGTAAACGTATTAATGGATATTGCAGGGAAATTAAGTGAATATGCTGATGTTGTATTTGATTTCATTGATTTTGGTGGGGGTATTGGAATACCATACACTCCTGAAGAATCAGTATTAGACGTTAATGACTTTGGTGAAAAAATTACTGACTTATATAAGGACAAATTAGATGAATATGGGCTTGGTAAACCAACAATGTGCATAGAACCTGGTAGATATATAGTTGGTGATGCAGCTGTTCTTTTAACCAGAGTAAACACAATTAAACAAAGTTATCGTAAGTTTGCAGGAGTAGATGCAGGTTTTAACACATTATTAAGACCTACAATGTATGGATCTTATCATCATATAGTTGTTGCTGATAAACCATTTGCAGAATCTGTACAAAAAATAGACATAGCAGGAGATGTCTGTGAATCAGGAGACCTTTTTGCACGAGATAGATCAATGCCTAATGTTGGAGAAGGAGATATTTTAGCCATTCTTAATGCAGGTGCATATTCATTTTCTATGGCATCTCAATATAACAGCAGACCAAGACCAGCCGAAATATTAGTTTCTAATGGCCAATCAGATATAATACGAGAAAGAGAAACATTTTCAGATGTTTTAGCAAAACAGAATGTGCCAATGAGGTTATTGAGATGA
- the dapF gene encoding diaminopimelate epimerase codes for MSEKTLVTFSKMHGLGNDYIVIDESNKIIIPEEKKPEIVEEICRRGFSVGADGVIFVTPASSDITDIRFRIFNSDGSEAEMCGNGIRCFVKYVYENDIFHNNQMLVETLGGIKEVELDVEGEEVRASTVDMGIPTFKTTDIPMISDKDEFLDSELIVNGKPVKITAVNVGNPHAVIFTDNIQDIKLNEIGPLIENHPAFPQKTNVHFVNIINRNEIEMITWERGAGFTFACGTGATSCVMAGFKLGILDEEVEVHLPGGELLIIVYEVDNEVRVFMEGESVLVFDGVMEIEI; via the coding sequence ATGAGTGAAAAAACTTTAGTTACTTTCTCAAAAATGCACGGACTTGGAAATGACTACATAGTCATTGATGAATCTAATAAGATAATAATTCCAGAAGAGAAAAAACCTGAAATTGTTGAGGAAATCTGTAGAAGAGGATTCTCTGTTGGTGCTGATGGTGTAATATTTGTTACGCCAGCAAGCTCTGATATTACAGATATAAGATTTAGAATATTCAATTCTGATGGCAGTGAAGCTGAAATGTGCGGCAATGGAATAAGATGCTTTGTGAAATATGTCTATGAGAATGATATTTTTCATAATAACCAAATGCTTGTTGAAACATTGGGTGGAATTAAAGAAGTTGAATTAGATGTCGAAGGTGAAGAAGTAAGAGCATCAACCGTAGATATGGGTATACCTACTTTCAAAACCACCGATATTCCAATGATAAGTGATAAAGATGAATTTTTAGATTCAGAACTCATTGTAAATGGTAAACCTGTAAAGATCACAGCCGTAAATGTTGGCAATCCACATGCAGTAATATTTACAGATAATATACAAGATATAAAATTGAATGAAATAGGGCCTTTAATTGAAAATCATCCGGCATTTCCCCAAAAAACCAATGTTCACTTTGTAAACATCATAAATAGAAATGAAATAGAAATGATTACTTGGGAGAGAGGAGCAGGTTTTACATTTGCATGTGGTACAGGAGCTACTTCTTGTGTTATGGCAGGTTTTAAACTTGGAATACTTGATGAAGAAGTTGAAGTCCATCTTCCTGGTGGAGAGCTTCTAATTATAGTTTACGAAGTGGATAACGAAGTTAGGGTATTTATGGAAGGGGAATCTGTACTTGTATTTGATGGTGTGATGGAAATAGAGATTTGA
- the cobJ gene encoding precorrin-3B C(17)-methyltransferase, translated as MISVIGIGPSSEDITIKAINAIKAADVIITYKSYIKNIEDLTIGKEVILKGMGDEIKRAELAIKMSQEGKKVALVSSGDPGVFGMGNVLFQIISKYSDVDVEVIPGVTAATFSAGKLGAPLHDFAVISFSDILTPLSEIKRKVRAACKADFVMAIYNPLSKTRTKPFEESIKIMLETKKPETLVGIVKSKDFGVDVSITTLDKLSEIEINMSTTLIIGNSMTYIQDGYMITPRGYKVSYPIHPLSREFYENYLEGNINVGPNRDCEYYPCHKNHQSCTFCYCPFYPCGEGSTGGKWIKDKGVWGCEDCEWIHNDDTVKCIQTKLPDILEEVGDLKNKKKELLKLRRECIFSTK; from the coding sequence ATGATTAGTGTTATTGGGATAGGACCTTCTAGTGAAGACATAACCATAAAAGCAATAAATGCTATTAAAGCTGCAGACGTTATTATTACCTATAAATCTTACATTAAAAATATTGAAGACCTTACTATTGGGAAAGAGGTTATATTAAAAGGAATGGGTGATGAAATAAAACGTGCAGAACTTGCAATAAAAATGTCCCAAGAAGGTAAAAAAGTAGCACTTGTGAGTTCTGGAGATCCTGGCGTTTTTGGAATGGGAAATGTTCTATTCCAGATTATAAGCAAATATTCTGATGTTGATGTAGAAGTCATTCCTGGTGTTACTGCTGCAACCTTTTCGGCAGGCAAATTAGGAGCACCACTGCACGATTTTGCAGTTATAAGTTTCAGTGACATATTAACACCTTTATCTGAGATAAAAAGAAAGGTTAGAGCAGCATGTAAAGCAGATTTTGTAATGGCTATTTACAATCCATTAAGTAAAACACGAACCAAGCCCTTTGAAGAGTCGATAAAAATCATGCTCGAAACTAAAAAACCTGAAACACTTGTTGGAATTGTCAAGAGTAAAGATTTTGGAGTTGATGTATCAATCACAACACTTGATAAACTTTCAGAAATTGAAATCAACATGTCTACCACCTTAATAATAGGAAATTCAATGACTTATATTCAAGATGGATATATGATTACACCAAGGGGCTACAAAGTTTCTTATCCCATTCACCCTCTATCAAGAGAATTTTATGAGAACTATCTTGAAGGAAATATTAATGTTGGTCCAAACAGAGATTGTGAGTACTATCCCTGCCACAAAAACCATCAAAGCTGCACATTCTGTTATTGCCCATTTTATCCTTGTGGGGAAGGTTCTACTGGTGGGAAATGGATTAAAGACAAAGGTGTATGGGGTTGTGAAGACTGTGAATGGATACATAATGATGATACAGTGAAGTGCATACAGACCAAGTTACCAGATATCCTTGAAGAAGTAGGAGATCTTAAGAATAAAAAGAAAGAACTCCTTAAATTAAGAAGAGAATGTATCTTCAGTACAAAATAA